From a single Cricetulus griseus strain 17A/GY unplaced genomic scaffold, alternate assembly CriGri-PICRH-1.0 unplaced_scaffold_46, whole genome shotgun sequence genomic region:
- the LOC113838719 gene encoding LOW QUALITY PROTEIN: opioid growth factor receptor-like (The sequence of the model RefSeq protein was modified relative to this genomic sequence to represent the inferred CDS: inserted 2 bases in 1 codon; substituted 1 base at 1 genomic stop codon): MDDPDYDSTWEDKSKEGFEDGQADDKGHEDKGSKHSNAKEPRPGVFQSRKTPYRNWRAMQDMRRYRHHYPDLADPDCKGDMTNLCFYKNEICFQPNGLYIEEILHNWKDNYVVLEENHSYIQWLFPLREPGVNRHAKPLTLKEVEAFKSSQEVKERLVRAYELMLGFYGIQLEDRDTGAVCCAQNFQPRFQNLNSHRHNNLRITRILKSLGELGLEHYQAPLICFFLEETLVQHQLPSVRQSVLDYFMFAVRCRHQRRELVYFAWEHFRPRCQFVCWPRDKLQRFRPHGIPRPLMVLGQADKDEGSGKPFQEAGTQGQTYGSGRDLSGSSGKAEDPSLLSTKPQESGGLDEAQGDETESLSSKESKKRKXGEKRQEQGPGVSDVKNTALNLEGCALSSVSQKPREANQACPVTHGARVPYETRKRRKVEKRAEGDXVASNYHTELQAHSLLPTTSESLLLPRLAWNFL, encoded by the exons ATGGATGACCCGGACTACGATTCCACCTGGGAGGACAAGAGCAAGGAAGGCTTTGAAGACGGCCAGGCGGATGATAAAGGCCATGAGGACAAGGGCAGCAAGCACAGCAACGCAAAGGAGCCACGGCCAGGTGTGTTCCAGTCCAGGAAGACCCCTTACCGAAACTGGCGAGCTATGCAGGACATGCGAAGGTATCGGCACCACTACCCGGATCTGGCAGATCCAGACTGCAAGGGCGACATGACTAACCTGTGCTTCTACAAAAATGAGATCTGCTTCCAGCCAAATGGTCTCTACATTGAGGAAATTCTTCACAACTGGAAAGACAACTATGTCGTCCTTGAAGAGAATCACTCCTATATCCAGTGGCTGTTTCCTCTGAGGGAACCAGGAGTGAACCGGCATGCCAAGCCCCTCACACTCAAGGAGGTGGAGGCATTTAAAAGCTCCCAGGAGGTCAAAGAGCGTCTGGTCCGGGCCTATGAACTCATGCTGGGCTTCTATGGGATCCAACTTGAGGACCGGGACACAGGTGCGGTCTGCTGTGCACAGAACTTCCAGCCACGCTTCCAGAACCTCAACAGTCACAGGCACAACAACCTGCGCATTACACGCATCCTCAAGTCGCTgggagagctgggattagagCACTACCAGGCACCGCTGATCTGCTTCTTCCTGGAGGAGACACTGGTACAGCACCAACTGCCCAGCGTGCGTCAGAGTGTCCTGGACTACTTCATGTTCGCCGTGCGTTGCAGACACCAGCGCCGGGAGCTTGTGTACTTTGCATGGGAGCACTTCAGACCTCGCTGCCAGTTTGTCTGCTGGCCCCGTGACAAGCTGCAGAGGTTCAGACCTCATGGTATACCACGGCCACTGATGGTACTAGGACAGGCAGATAAGGATGAGGGCTCCGGGAAGCCCTTCCAAGAGGCTGGCACCCAGGGTCAGACCTATGGATCTGGAAGGGACCTGAGTGGGAGCAGTGGAAAAGCTGAGGATCCCTCATTGCTGAGCACAAAGCCCCAGGAATCAGGAGGCCTGGATGAGGCCCAGGGGGATGAGACTGAGTCACTGAGCtccaaagagagcaagaagaggaa cggggagaagaggcaggagcAGGGCCCAGGGGTGTCAGATGTAAAAAACACTGCCCTCAACCTTGAGGGGTGTGCCCTCAGCTCTGTCAGCCAAAAACCCAGGGAGGCTAACCAGGCCTGCCCAGTTACCCATGGGGCCAGAGTGCCTTATGAGACAAGAAAACGGAGGAAGGTGGAGAAGAGGGCTGAGGGTGATTGAGTAGCCAGTAACTATCACACTGAGCTGCAGGCCCATTCCCTACTTCCTACGACTTCAGAGAGCCTTTTGTTGCCAAGACTGGCATGGAATTTTCTGTGA